AAAAAAACTAACATTCTATTTGTATCTATTGACGACCTCCGCCCTACTTTAGGTGCCTACGGAGACACAGTAGCCATAACACCAAACATTGATCAGCTGGCATCTGAAGGGATGACCTTTAGACAAACTTTTGCTCAGGTAGCTGTTTGTGCTCCTTCCAGAGCTAGTTTAATGACGGGTTTAAGACCTGATTCTACCCGTGTTTGGCATCTTGGAGATAAATTCCGAGAGATAAATCCAAATACGGTTACCATGCCACAGTATTTCTCAAAGTTCGGGTATCATACTGTAAATCTGGGTAAGATTTTTCATAACTATATGCCTGACTCCACTTCATGGGAAGAGCCAGACCTTCGCCCAGCCCAATTCGTGCGTGAAGGTTGGTTAAATAGAGATGGAGAAACCTTTTATATCAGTGAAGAAGTCAATCGTTCGCAGGCTGTAAAAAGAGATTCCTTATTAAAACTTAAGCCTATTAGGTATGCAGATGGTTGGAATACAGGCCCAGCTTGGGAAGCTGCAAATGTTCAAGACACCATGTATTATGATGGAGCCCAAACCGAACTAGCTAAAAGAACACTCACACGACTAGCTAAAAGCGACAAACCATTTTATATGGGTTTAGGGTATTTCAGGCCTCACCTACCCTTTGCTGCACCTAAAAAGTATTGGGACCTTTATGACCCACAAAAAATTCCATTGGCAGCAAATCCTAACGTTCCAGAAAATGCTCCTGGTTACACCATGAATTCAATGTATGAACTACGCCATTATGACGGGTTTAATCATATTGGACATCCTCAGTCTGCTTACAGAATGAGTGAAGACACCTCACGAATATTAAAACATGGTTATTACGCAAGTGTCAGCTATGTAGATGCTCTATTGGGTAATCTCATTTCTCACATGAAAGAAATCGGTATTTATGAAAACACTATCATAATTATCTGGGGTGATCATGGTTGGAAGCTAGGCGAGCATAATAGTTGGGGCAAAATGACTAATTATAATATTGACCTAAAAGTACCTATGATTGTTAGATACCCCAATCAGGAGAATAGAGGTGCCCAAACATTTGAAATCACCGAATTGGTAGACATGTTTCCTTCTCTCTGTGAGCTGGCGGGTATAGAAATCCCCGATTACATGCAAGGGACGAGCTTTGTACCTTTAATAAAAAACCCTAAACGTCCATGGAAAAGTGCTGCCTTTAGTCAGTTTCATCGCAGACCAAAGGTATCTGCTGACGGAAAACGATACATGGGATATTCTATAAATACTAAAAAATATCACTACTTAGAATGGTATTCCTGGGATACTAAAACGGGAACTAGAGGAGAATTAAAAGGAACGGAGCTGTTTGACCGTGAAAATGACCCATACGAAAAAGTCAATATTTCGGCAGAACGAAAACTCAGTAAAGTAGTCGAAGACTTGTCAGAACAACTTGCAAATGGATGGAAGAAAGCGACACCCGCTATTCTCTAATAAGAATCTCTGACATTAATTATCCTTAGTTGAGTAGCGAAGGTACATACCTTAGCTACTCATTATTTTTCACTCCATAAGAGCGGTCATTCGGTCTGAGTAAGTCCCAACAATAACTTGCCAATTTAGTTTCAAGATGTACTAGCGTAATGATTAAACAGATTTAATAAAAGCAAATTGAAACTGATAAAAATAGAACTTAAATTACACCTTTAGTTAAGTAAATTAATTTCTCGCCTAAGAACCGACTCCCCTATCCTATTTAAAATTAAAGAAATTGAATTATCAGCAGTTTTAATTAAGCAACTTTCTGTCCTGTGCATCCATGGGTAAAAAATCAATATCTAAATAAGCACCACTTGCATTATCATCCGAAACTATTTGTGGCTTTCCTTTAATGACTTCAATGGAGTTTCGATGTATATGTCCAGCAAAAATCCCCAATAAGTTAGGTGCGTCAAAAACTTCTTTATGAAAATCTAGCGTGGTTTGTGTATGTCCACTTTCTGGCCATTTAGGACGCCTTTCTACTTTAAATCCACGGTCTGTGGCCGCACCCCAATTCGGATTTCCACAACCAAACCAAACATCCTTACCAGGAGCATACATAGGAATATGAACTAATAATACCAACGGAATGCCGCTAGCTACTTGCTCTTTAAAAAATGCTAATTGCTCCTTATTAATTTGATATGTAGAATTATCAATTGCTAAAAACCTAATCCCTTTTATGTCGTAAGCCGACATTAAAGGATGATTTCCCTGATATAATGGCAATAATCGTTTTTCAATCCAAGTGTCGCGTAAGGTTTCCAAAGTACCCTCCATACCCTCGTAATGCCAATCATGATTTCCTGCAGTATAAATGTAAGGAATACCTGTCGCCTCCAGTTTTGACAGTACCCATTCTATAGCCGCCTCTGATGGGAAACTGAAAAGATCACCAATCAACGTAATCACATCCGCATTTACTTCCTTTGCAAATGCCAAAGCTTGTTCAAAAGCCTCTTCTGGATTCGTTTTTTCTCTAGTCTGAAAATGTGTGGTTTCGTTATAGGCTTTCGCCATTCTCTTGCTAAATTCCTGATAAGGAATCCCTCTTTCGTCATCTTTAAACAAATGAGTATCTGTAATATGAACCACCTTAATAGACTCATTAATCACCTCTGAATAAAAGGAAACTTTATTCTGGTCTATGGTAGCACAAACTTTAAAAGGTTTCTTGTCTCTGGTATTTGCAAAAGAACTTGTGCTAAGTCCTAGCCCCATTATGGTAGCTGTAGTTTTTCCAAAAAATGACCTGCGTTTCATAAAGATTGCTTAGTTTCTTAAATATATTGAATTTTCGTTTAAGTCGTCAAAGAAAACAACACAGTACCTTCTATGAGCGTAATTGCAGTCAGGGTAAATCGCTAGCATCTTTTGCTCTTAATTAAGTATAAGCCGATTCTCTAAAACCTTGATTCAATCCCTCTAGCTAATCACGGATAACTCCTAAATGCCACAACATTAACAAACATTCACCAAATATCTCCCGCTTTCCAATTCAGCCCTTATTTCTATATATTTCCATTTTGATAAAACAGGTATTCCACATCAAAATTTCCTATCAAATTCACTCTTCAAAAGATGAAAAATTAGGGAATTTTTCAACCTAGACAATGGTTGTATTTGCGTAGATGTGACCATAGTCACACTTTAAAAACGAGAATCAAAGTATCTTTAAATAAAATAAAAAAGCATGAAAAATTTAATAGGAATAGACAAAGAGAAAGCAGAAAAATTAAGCACTGAATTGAATAATTTGTTAGCTAATTATCAATTGTTTTATCAAAATCTAAGAGGACTACATTGGAACATAAAAGGCAAAGAATTCTTTGAATTACATCTGAAATTTGAAGAATTATATAACGACGCCATTTTAAAAGTTGATGAAATAGCTGAACGTGTTTTAACGCTAGAAGGAGAGCCTCTACACACATTCTCTGACTATTTGGAAACTGCTGAAATTAAAGAAGAAAAAGGTATAACAGTTGGTCAGCAAGGTGTTGAG
This sequence is a window from Arcticibacterium luteifluviistationis. Protein-coding genes within it:
- a CDS encoding sulfatase, encoding MTKKLSSYCFLLLAFLTIFSCSSPDKDIKKTNILFVSIDDLRPTLGAYGDTVAITPNIDQLASEGMTFRQTFAQVAVCAPSRASLMTGLRPDSTRVWHLGDKFREINPNTVTMPQYFSKFGYHTVNLGKIFHNYMPDSTSWEEPDLRPAQFVREGWLNRDGETFYISEEVNRSQAVKRDSLLKLKPIRYADGWNTGPAWEAANVQDTMYYDGAQTELAKRTLTRLAKSDKPFYMGLGYFRPHLPFAAPKKYWDLYDPQKIPLAANPNVPENAPGYTMNSMYELRHYDGFNHIGHPQSAYRMSEDTSRILKHGYYASVSYVDALLGNLISHMKEIGIYENTIIIIWGDHGWKLGEHNSWGKMTNYNIDLKVPMIVRYPNQENRGAQTFEITELVDMFPSLCELAGIEIPDYMQGTSFVPLIKNPKRPWKSAAFSQFHRRPKVSADGKRYMGYSINTKKYHYLEWYSWDTKTGTRGELKGTELFDRENDPYEKVNISAERKLSKVVEDLSEQLANGWKKATPAIL
- a CDS encoding metallophosphoesterase family protein, with amino-acid sequence MKRRSFFGKTTATIMGLGLSTSSFANTRDKKPFKVCATIDQNKVSFYSEVINESIKVVHITDTHLFKDDERGIPYQEFSKRMAKAYNETTHFQTREKTNPEEAFEQALAFAKEVNADVITLIGDLFSFPSEAAIEWVLSKLEATGIPYIYTAGNHDWHYEGMEGTLETLRDTWIEKRLLPLYQGNHPLMSAYDIKGIRFLAIDNSTYQINKEQLAFFKEQVASGIPLVLLVHIPMYAPGKDVWFGCGNPNWGAATDRGFKVERRPKWPESGHTQTTLDFHKEVFDAPNLLGIFAGHIHRNSIEVIKGKPQIVSDDNASGAYLDIDFLPMDAQDRKLLN
- a CDS encoding Dps family protein, with amino-acid sequence MKNLIGIDKEKAEKLSTELNNLLANYQLFYQNLRGLHWNIKGKEFFELHLKFEELYNDAILKVDEIAERVLTLEGEPLHTFSDYLETAEIKEEKGITVGQQGVEIVVKNFSTLIQKERVILSLAADADDEGTVSLMSDYISQTEKTLWMLSSYLG